The DNA segment ccccccccccactcacagcgggccctaacaccccaccccccccactcacaggggccctaaccccccccccccactcacaggggtccctaaccccccaccccactcacagGGGGctctaatccccccccactcactcacaggggcctaacacccccccccactcacGGAGTcctaatctccccctcccccactcacaggAGGCCCtaatctcccccccccactctcagggggccctaatccccccccccactcacagggggccctaatcccccccccactcacagtagccctaatccccccccactcacggGAGGCCctaatccctcccctccccccactcacagggggccctaatcccccccccccactcacagggggccctaacccccccccccactcacagggggccctaatcccccccccccactcacaggaGGCCCGAATACCCCGCCCCCCACTCACAGGGggccctaaccccccccccccactcacagggggccctaaccccccccccccccactcaaaggGGGccctaatccccccccactcactcacagggggctCCCACCCCCACTCACAGGGGCcctaatctccccctcccccactcacaggAGGCCctaatctccccccccactctcagggggccctaatccccccccccactcacagggggccctaatcccccccccactcacagggggccctaatcccccccccactcacaggaggccctaatcccccccccactcacaggaggccctaatcccccccccactcacaggaGGCCCtaatccctcccccccactcacaggAGGCCCtaatccctccccccccactcacagggggccctaatcccccccccactcacagggggccctaatcccccccccactcacagggGGCCCTAATTCCCCCCCCACTCACAGGGGGCcctaatcccccccccactcacagggggccctaatctctctcccccccccccactcacagggggccctaatcccccccccactcacaggaGGCCCtaatacccccccccccactcacagggggccctaatctctctccccccccccactcacagggggccctaatccccccccccccactcacaggaggccctaatccccccccccccactcacaggaGGCCCtaatacccccccccccactcacagggGGCCCtaacccccccccactcacagggggccctaatccccccccccactcacagggggccctaatcccccccccccaactcacagGGGGCcctaatccccccccccactcacagggGGCAATAAATGCACTGAAGTCAAGTTCCCAAACATGACTCGATACTGTCGCTCTTTTAACCTGATATTGAAAGGACACCTCAAGCCAATATGATGTTTGTAAGTCACAGGCCTGGATATATCTTTATTTCAAACCCCAAGACAACACTTTAATGTATAAGCTGAAATTTTCAATGTTTAACCAAGTATCAGTTTCATTTTGCAGCGAAATAAAGACCGAGAATGCTGGAAACATGCAGTTAGCCAGCCTCTGCCCCAGTGCCCCCAATCCTCCTCCGCTGCTCCCATTTCCCACCgatccaccgcgccccccccccccgatccccattCCTCCGCCGTTCCCCCTCCCAATCCCTTGCCCCCCCTGATCCAGTCGTCCCCCTCTCCCaatccctcgcccccccccaatcccatcGTCCCCCTCCAATCCCCTGCCGTCCCTCTCCcaatcccgaccccccgctccgtgCCCCCCAATCTCCTGCCTTTCCCCCCTCCCAATCCATTGACCCCCACCTgcaccttctcccccccacccccacaagccCTGTCTCGAGAACTAGTGGCAATATTACCTCCTCCTTTAACTGTTCTTCAGATTTGCCAACCCAAGCAACCTCTGGGTGAGTGTATACAACAGATGGGACACAGTTATAGTCAATGTGAACAGCACCTCCCGCCATTCCTTCCACACAGATTATCCCCTCATCTTCAGCCTTGTGGGCCAGCATGGGGCCAGCAATCACATCCCCAATGGCAAAGATGCTGTGGAAAAGACAACTCACAGTCGGATTGCAGTTCCATGTAATGAAGAACATTTACATGCTACATATATGCTATTATATATTTAGATATGCGAGGGCAGTATATAGTGGAGATGCTCAGAATTCAGGACGAAGCTGTTTATACTGCTCATTAATGACTCGCGGGTACAGGGcataattttgaaatttgcagataatacaaaactgGGATGTGTAGTAAAGAGTGAGGAAGATAGAGATAGACTTcatgaggacatagacaggctggtggatacatggcagatggaattcaatgcagaaaagtgtgaggcgatatattttggaaggaagaatgaggagaccatacacactaaatggtacaattttaaaaggggtgcaggaagagagagacctgggtgttgtttgtgcacaaatcttggaAGGTGGaagaacaggttaacaaagcagctaagtaaatgggatcctgggctttataaacagaggcagagagtacaaaaaccAGGAGGTTATGCTGAACCGATATTAAACActgcttaggccccagctggagtattgtggctaattcagggcaccgcactttcggaaggacacgaaggccttggagaggggacAGGGAGATTAGTGAGAATGAGGGATGAGGCTTTGGATCGAGTAAATAAAAAGAAATGGCTTCCAATGATAGAAGGGTCAATAAGGATAAGGCACagctttcaggtgattggcaaagaaccagaggcgacatgagggaaccaGTTTTACACAATGAGTGGTGAGGATGAGAGATGCACTGCCAGAGGGTGGTGGATAAAGATTCAATAGCAGCTTcccaaatggaattggataaacacttggagAAAATATTGCCAGGATCTGCGGAGAGAGTGTGGGATCAACGGATTGCTTTGAATataacggtgaccagaactgtacgtggGACTCagcgtgtggtctaaccagggttccatacaggtttagcacaacttccaaacttttcaattctatccctcgagaaacaAACCCCAGTGCTGGTTTTGCTTTTTTTATATGGCCTTATTACCCTGCGTCGCAAACTTCAGAGATTTGTATTCCTTGATCCCTTTGCTGCCCTACCCCATTTAGATTATTTtcccaagtaataagtgatctccttATTTTtattaccaaaatgtaacacctcacgtttatctgtgttgaaattcatttgccaattctatgcccattttgcaagtttattgtcTTCTTGCAATTTGTTGTAGTCCTCCGCCGTATCGACCCTCAACCCCTTCCACCCCTGACTCACAGCTCCGTCACACACTCACTCCCCGCGCACAGCTCCGTCACACACTTTCCCCccgctcacacactcccccccccccccccgctcacacactcctcccccccccgctcacacactcctctctctctccccccccccccccaccccgctcacacactcactccccgcTCACAGCTCggttacacactcactgactgctcacacactcactgaccgcTCACAGCTCcgttacacactcactgactgcTCACAGCTCCGTTACACACTCACTCCCCGCTCACAGCTATGGCACTAATTGTGGAATGATGGCCCCGAGGGAGCGGAGCTTTTAGTAACCCTACAGCCAAGCACTGGGACCACGTACCTGGGGATGTGCGTTTGGAAGCGGGTGTTAACTGGTATGCGACCTTTCTGATCCAGTTCGATGCCGATGTCCTGCAGTCCCAGACCCTCAGTGAAAGGACGACGGCCAACGCTCACCAGCAGCACATCACACGTGAGCACATCCGCCTTTCCACCAGCTGCAGCCTCAAAACTAGAGAAGGGAAACACTTGAAAGTGTGTCTAATGTAAGCTCCGCGCACTTTTCTGCACACAGAAATATAAACAGGATTGAGATTACATCTGGCGACATTTAGCGATCCAATGCGGACACACGCCCATTTCGTACTCACCTAACATCAATCTTTCCATCAGGTCTCTTTGttgctgcagtaacctttgtgtTGAGCTTGAACTTCACACCCTGCTTCTGAAGAATGCGTTGAAAATTCTTTGAGATCTCCATGTCGATCCCGACTCCTCCAACATGTCCCAGGAATTCAACAGCTGTCACTTCGGAACCGAGGCGCTGCCACACAGAGCCCTGGAGACAGATGAACATTACAACCTCCAAACACTGCAACATACACACCGACTTATTCAACACCGCCACAGGACCGAGTGCAGGAAGATCGGCAGAgctgggcgggagggagggagggagggagtgcacgTTTGGTACAATGGGAGAATCTCACTGCCAGTGAGGAAGGCATTTCTGTAAGCAGTTCCTGACAGTTGTGTCAGGCTGGGACATCATTCTCCTACAAGAGGCAGAGCAGACAAGAGGGGTGGAAAGTATACAATGTCCAAGTGCCTggaagtcagccatttggcccctcgagcctgttctgccattcaatgtcatggctgatctgatcatggactcagctccacttccctgccctctcccttattgctcaaaaatctgtctatctccttaaatatattcaccttaaatatattcaatgacccagcctcacagctctctggggcagagaattccacagatttacaaccctctgagagaagaaattcctcctcatctcagtctcaataaggggccgcccatttaaaactatgtcccctagttttagtttcccctatcagtggaaatatcctctctgcatccaccttgtcaaaccccctcattatcttatatgtttcgataagattacctctcattcttctgaactccaatgaatataggcccaacctactcaacctatcttcataagtcaaccccctcgtctccggagtcaacctagtgaacagcctccaatgcaaatatatccttccttaaatacaaagaccaaaactgtacgcagtactccaggtgtggcctcaccaataccctgtacagttgtagcaggacttctctgtttatatactctatcccccttgcaataaaggccaacattccatttgccttcctgattacttgctgtacctgcatactaactgtgtgtgtttcatgcacaaggacccctaggtctctctgtactgcaaaaatttttaatttttctccatttaaattataatttgcttttctattttttctgccaaagtggataacctcacattttcccattgtactccatctgccaaattttgccacctgccactcacttagcctgtctatatccctttgtagattttttgtgaccctcacaacttgctttcccacccatctttgtatcatcagcaaacttggctacattacactcggtcccttcatctaagtcattaatatagattgtaaagagttgaggatccagcaccaatccccgtggcactccactagttactgtttgccaactggaaaatgacccatttatcccaactctctgttttctgttagttagccaatcctccatccatgctaatatagtacccacaacctcgtgaacttttatcttgtgaagtaaccttttatgtggcaccttatcgattgtcttctggaagtccaaatacaccacatccactggttaccccttatagaaacataaaaatttacagcgcaggaggttattccggcccatcgtgttcgcgccggccgacaaagagccgcatggcccttggtcagcagccctaaaagttacatataaacctatgaacaatgacggaaaggcaaagagcacccagcccaaccagtccatctcacacaactgcgacatcctgaaacattctacattccaccccaaccggagccatgtgatctcctgggagaggcaaaaaacagattaaaaaccaatgctaatttagggagaaaaaatctgggaaaattcctctccgacccatccaggcgattgaaacgagtccaggagatcaccctggccgtattctattccctgcagtacttagaaTTATATCTGCGGTTGccgaacaaaaggttatccagtctaatcccaattaccagctctaggtccgtaactctgccggttactgcactttaagtgcccatccaaccatctcttaaaagtgggttTCTgagggatgagggtttctgcatccaccactcttccaggcagcgagttccagatccccacaaccctctgcataaagaagcccctcctcaaatcccctctataccttccACAACCACCGTAAAACTATACCCccgtgtaatagacccctccaaccaatggaaatagacccttactatccattatgtccaggtccctcaatattttgtacacctcattgaggtcacctctcaacctcctctgttccaatgagaacaaacccagcctatccaatctgtcctcataactaaccattccaggcagcatccgagcaaatctcctctgcaccctctctagtgcaatcacgtccttcctataatgcggcgaccagaactgcacgcagtactccagctgtggcctaaccaaaatacaagttaaacataacctccctgctcttatattctatgcctcggccaataaaggcaagcattccgtatgccttcttaaccaccttatccacctgacctgctactttcagggatctgtggacaagcactccaaggtccctttgttcatctacactattaagtggcctaccgctcggcaggccacatagttcacatgccagacacgagactcccaaagcaagcgctctactcgaactccttcacggtaaacgagtcaaaggtggtaagcgaaaacattataaggacaccctcaaagcctccctgataaagtgtaacatcatcaccgacacctgggagtctctggccaaagaccgccgtaagtggaggaagcgcatccgggagggcgttgagcacctcaagtctcgtcgccgagagcatgcagaaatcaagcgcaggcaacggaaagagcatatggcaaaccagtcccacccaccccttccctcaacgactgtctgtcccacctatgacagggactgtggttctcgtattggactattcagccacctaagaactcatgttaagagtggaagcagatCTTCCTCAACTCCGTGGGACTGCCTACgttgatgattctatgattaaccTTCCTTTATCACAAAGCTAATTCTCCCCCTATAAACAGAGAGCTCTCATTTCTGCAGTTTCCAACATCATTTAAAGAATACTTTTCATCTTTTCCGTTTTCTTACCAATTCAACGCCAATGACACCAGCACCAATAACCAGCATCTTGTCAGGAACTTTCTTCAATGATAAGGCTCCCGTCGAAGACACAATAGTCTCTTCATCAATCTGTGGGTACGGCATATTAATGGCATTAACTTAGACTCTTAGGATATTGACTTTCAGGTAAAGAACATGAATAGGTTGCACATGTACAAAATGTACAAAGCACATGTAGACAGGATGCTGTAAACGTGGGGAATGGGATTAGTGTGGAGGGTGGCACCTTGAGCTCgcacatggggctgaatggccacaaATTCCCATGAAACACATTTTTAAACAGATCAGGATGGTGCACTTAGGAACAATCAAATAGTTACTGTCAAAACATGGAGAACTTCTCAAACTCAAGATTAGCCCTTTTATGTGAGTTAACAGATGTACCTGAATCCCAGGGAAAGGTGTCACCTCCGACCCTGTGGCAATGAGGATGTTCTTGGAGTTGATGATTTGTGTGCTGCCATCATTGCAGTGAGCTGTGACCTGGTTTTTCCCAGTAATCTTACCATATCCTTGGACATGTGTCACCTGGTAGAGAAATGGAAAGACACACAAATATTGAGATGCTTTATTCTTTTATCCAAATACAAGTCAAAATTTTCAAATACGGAACGCTTAAAATCTTTCTAAAAAGAGGGGGAGAATTAGCCTCGTGACAAAGGAAGATTGCACGTTTCAAAATGCAGGGGGTTATTTTTGGACAGTTAGTTCTCAGTGACTCGCTGGGCAGTGAAGCAAACTGTCAGATTTGCTTTTTCGGTGTCTGGTTGGCCAATCAGAGCAAGATTTCCTCCTCCAGTAaaattgcaggaagaatgttttatGTGTGGGTGAGGTGCAGTAAGCAAATCGGACCGCGCAGGAGGGTGAAAATAAGGCAGGTGGTTTTACCGGAGATTGCAGACTGCCTCACTGCAGATCAGGGAATATCAGCACACACAACAGCCCAAGCTCAGGTTCCAACTATTATTTCACGGACAAAACATTTATGGTAAACTTCAAATTTGCAAATACtgctaaatttaaaaaacatttgaaACCCCATTTAGAAATGTGAATTTTTAAATATATTTCAAAATGTAAAAGACAAAACTTGAATTCTGACCTTAAAAAAAGCACAATACTGAACAAAGCTCAAGTGACAAAGACCTAGAGAGCAGCTACTGAAAACCTACAACTCGCAGTTCATCAAATGTGGGCATGTGCTTTCACAGATTCTATATTACCCGACCAAAGAATGCAGTCCGCTCCTGCCCCAGCACTGCCTGCAAAAAACACAGCTCCAAAATCTATACCTGCATCAGAAACACACCTTATTTTGTTTAAATAAATGGGCAATTCCACCGGTTAATGACTTCACTGCACCGCTCTTTTGTTCCATCATCTTCTCCAGGTTAAGATTCATTCCTGTGACTTTAAAACAAAATGAAGTAATTTAAAAGATCAAAATGACACTTCTCACACACCCTCAATATTGGGCACTCAGTTCCATTCTATCAGATGTAGAATATCATGAAATAGAAGAAATGAAATAGTGAACTATTCTGCACTGCTCGACAAAACATTTGTTTGAAAATATGCCACTCCTACTTGTAAGGGGGGCGATGCTCGTGTCGAAGGGGATTAGGGGCATTTCCCACTTGCACAATGTCTGCAATATTGTCAGAGCACATCTGCCTGAATTGAACGTGAATGAAACAGTCCCTTGTATGTTCACAGTCCCTGAGCAAAATGGGCTCTCACACTCCCGACAAATAGCTAGATCACATCATCTGCATTGAAATAAGCCATGAGATGTGCAGCTTCAAtcattacatttagattttataatCAGGGAGGCAGGGTAACATAACAAGGACAATTTAAAGAATAAAATAATTTGTTCTTTAAATTTGTCATTTAAACAGCATTGTTAAAGGGGAACATCATTGAGCAACTGAGTGTGAGCAATGATTGACTCCAAGCTTACCCCATCTACTCACTTCCAATTACTAACCAAATCTTGTACTCAAATGAGCACGAGTAGGTAAAGAAGGGAAGACAGAGGCCAATACATGAGATCTACTTACTTTCAATCCCTCTGCTGGCAAAGTCTTTCCCGTGGGCCAAGTGATACAGATAGGAGTTATTCAGCAACGCCTTAAAACAATAATCACAATATTGATTAAGAAGCTAACCTTACAGGTGATATGTAAAGCACCAAGACACTGACCTGTACGGTAGTGTATTAATATAGCTTGGATTAAAAATGATGCATATTGAGGGAGTACTTACTTTGGAGGGGATACAACCCACATTCAAACACGTTCCACCCAACGTATCGTTCTTTTCCACACACACAGTCTAAAAGTTTGAAAAATGAATGTTAACATATTgaaagtatttttaaaaatgtgagCTGTATTAGCACCAGCCCTCCGTCTGTCCAGTAACTAAACGAACAATGTTTTGACAACCATTCCCCTTTGCTAAACTGTTTGTCCATCACTTTTAGGATTTAGCCGTAATTATGGGCAGGATACCTGTGGATTTAAATAGGTTTTCAAGACTGTTCAACTCTCCAGGATGTTTCGTAATTTAAAATGAGATCAGAGCAATTTGCTATAATTCCATCAGCCTGGATGGAAGTTTGTGACTACAGGTAGCACACCACAACTATTGTCTGTTGGTCTCAGTCAGCACAGAGGAACTCTGGAAACTAGTGGCCAAAAGGGTGACCCAAGTCATGGAAAATGATCCCTAAAGTTTCCAACCCCTTCCCTGTCGCCAAGTGAATATTCACTTCAGGACAGATGGAAATTATACCGGGAGGGGGAACGAACGGGGACGACACACCACAGCCCCAAGATGGATGCCGGGGGAGGGTGAGAAACACCGACCTTTTGTTTGTTTAATCTCCCTGTTAACCTCACAATGGGGCTTCCAAAAGCCCCATTGGCTTTAAACAATCTGCGGTTCACCTAACCTAACCTAGCAGCTCATCATGTGACATGGTGCATCCTACGTCGGTGAACTCAGACAATGCACACCCTTCCATGGTGATACTGGCTGGCACACAAGGGCTGCTTGGGTCAGGCTGGTATAGGACATCAGTCTTCTCCACACTGATACTGAGGCTACATTTCTTGCAAGCATCCAAGAAATGGTCCATGATAACTTGAACCCCTCTTGTGTGTGGGCAACACGGGAATATGAGCTCCCGAACAGGATCACAGGCAGGGAGATTGTATCATTTTCATCTGTCCTGAAGTGAATCGTCACTTGGCGACAGGGAAGGGGTTGGAAACTTTTAGGGATCA comes from the Pristiophorus japonicus isolate sPriJap1 unplaced genomic scaffold, sPriJap1.hap1 HAP1_SCAFFOLD_3482, whole genome shotgun sequence genome and includes:
- the dldh gene encoding dihydrolipoyl dehydrogenase, mitochondrial; its protein translation is DADVTVVGSGPGGYVAAIKAAQLGFKTVCVEKNDTLGGTCLNVGCIPSKALLNNSYLYHLAHGKDFASRGIEITGMNLNLEKMMEQKSGAVKSLTGGIAHLFKQNKVTHVQGYGKITGKNQVTAHCNDGSTQIINSKNILIATGSEVTPFPGIQIDEETIVSSTGALSLKKVPDKMLVIGAGVIGVELGSVWQRLGSEVTAVEFLGHVGGVGIDMEISKNFQRILQKQGVKFKLNTKVTAATKRPDGKIDVSFEAAAGGKADVLTCDVLLVSVGRRPFTEGLGLQDIGIELDQKGRIPVNTRFQTHIPSIFAIGDVIAGPMLAHKAEDEGIICVEGMAGGAVHIDYNCVPSVVYTHPEVAWVGKSEEQLKEEGIPYKIGKFPFAANSRAKTNNDTDGLVKILSHKETDRMLGAHILGSGAGEMINEQPSLWEYGASCEDIARVCHAHPSK